In Stenotrophomonas sp. 610A2, one DNA window encodes the following:
- a CDS encoding alpha/beta fold hydrolase: MLRSLALAGVCVMLAGFALSSPVPPLSLSERLAAPGGTSPLVPTERIDALLANLPHQQGSVTGSDGVALHWVSFEPGDYRLDYRYLGKGQRFPEFSLEASAPSIGNHIQPRGTVILLHGWMMDGGSLLPWSLELAQQGYRTIALDLRNHGRSGHALSGYGTREGEDVVAALKALESEGKISGPVHLLGVSYGAATAIFAARELGPQLRSVVAMESFDNAGEAIRTMVPHMLAKPPERWSDYVALPLARWQYGGRGLDEAIATTDRKLGINLDKVDVGQALAQVPACVLLIHGRDDEHIPVAQGRALAAAAPHARYLEVAAEDHLTLPMRLDRLSGAVNTWFEQADDNGHCASTVTASL; the protein is encoded by the coding sequence ATGCTTCGTTCACTGGCGCTGGCTGGCGTCTGCGTGATGCTGGCCGGCTTTGCCCTCTCATCTCCCGTTCCCCCGCTGTCACTCAGCGAGCGCTTGGCCGCGCCCGGTGGCACGTCGCCGCTGGTCCCCACCGAACGCATCGACGCCCTGCTCGCCAACCTGCCACACCAGCAGGGCAGCGTTACCGGCAGCGACGGCGTCGCCCTGCACTGGGTGTCATTTGAACCGGGCGATTACCGGTTGGATTACCGCTATCTCGGCAAGGGCCAACGCTTCCCGGAGTTCTCGCTGGAGGCATCGGCGCCAAGCATCGGGAACCACATCCAGCCACGCGGCACGGTGATCCTGTTGCACGGCTGGATGATGGACGGCGGTTCATTGCTGCCCTGGTCACTGGAACTGGCGCAACAGGGTTACCGCACAATCGCGCTGGATCTGCGCAATCACGGTCGTTCGGGCCATGCACTTTCCGGCTACGGCACCCGCGAAGGCGAGGATGTGGTCGCGGCACTGAAAGCTCTGGAGAGCGAAGGCAAGATCAGCGGCCCGGTGCATCTTCTCGGCGTTTCCTACGGTGCCGCAACCGCGATCTTCGCCGCCCGTGAGCTCGGCCCCCAGTTGCGCAGCGTCGTGGCAATGGAATCCTTCGATAACGCCGGCGAAGCAATCCGCACGATGGTGCCTCATATGCTGGCCAAGCCACCGGAACGCTGGAGCGACTATGTCGCACTGCCGCTGGCACGTTGGCAATACGGCGGCCGCGGTTTGGATGAAGCGATCGCCACTACCGACCGCAAGCTCGGCATCAATCTGGACAAGGTCGACGTCGGTCAAGCCTTGGCACAGGTTCCAGCCTGCGTACTGTTGATACACGGCCGCGACGACGAGCACATTCCGGTAGCCCAGGGCCGCGCACTGGCGGCGGCCGCGCCGCACGCGCGCTATCTTGAAGTCGCAGCCGAAGACCACCTGACATTGCCGATGCGCCTGGATCGTCTATCGGGTGCGGTGAACACCTGGTTCGAACAGGCTGATGACAACGGCCATTGTGCGTCTACGGTGACAGCCAGCCTTTGA